In the Qipengyuania pelagi genome, one interval contains:
- the mreD gene encoding rod shape-determining protein MreD, producing MNPRSRSDAYGSRINRSHSTVLATVIPYISILIASVLPLIVIASALPIVPPLGFLMLIGWRLVRPGLLPVWAGFPLGLFDDLFSGQPLGSAALLWSLAMIAIELVETRFPWRSFAQDWFTAGLILPVYLLAAMLFSGGEPSLPMLIALVPQIVLSILLFPLVALFVAFLDRKRLTRWRKLG from the coding sequence ATGAACCCCCGCTCCCGCAGCGATGCCTATGGCAGCCGCATCAACCGCTCCCATTCGACCGTGCTGGCGACGGTCATCCCCTATATCTCGATCCTGATCGCATCGGTCCTCCCGCTGATCGTGATCGCCAGCGCACTGCCGATCGTACCGCCGCTGGGATTTCTCATGCTGATCGGATGGCGACTCGTGCGTCCGGGCCTCTTGCCCGTCTGGGCCGGGTTCCCGCTCGGCCTGTTCGACGATCTGTTCAGCGGCCAACCGCTAGGCAGCGCCGCCCTGCTATGGTCACTCGCCATGATCGCGATCGAGCTGGTAGAGACGCGCTTTCCCTGGCGCAGCTTCGCGCAGGACTGGTTCACCGCCGGTTTAATCCTGCCCGTGTATCTGCTGGCGGCAATGCTCTTTTCCGGTGGCGAACCCTCTCTTCCCATGCTGATCGCGCTCGTGCCCCAGATCGTCCTCTCGATCCTTCTCTTCCCGCTCGTCGCGCTGTTCGTGGCCTTTCTCGATCGCAAGCGCCTGACGCGCTGGCGCAAGCTGGGCTGA
- the mrdA gene encoding penicillin-binding protein 2: MGGIATLLAARMGYIAIAENERYELESESNRVNLSLIPPRRGWILDRNGAPLASNRADFRVDVIPDQLADVSGTLGALGRILRLDEAAMADVTKRVEEAAGFQPVEVASGLDYEDFAAVSVRLPDLPGVVPQRGFSRHYPTGPAVGHLIGYVGPANAEEYEEEGNPLLITPGFKIGKDALERQFEKDLRGVPGARRVEVTASGRIVQELETREDIQGDPVRLTIDGPLQDYAARRIGLESGSCVVMDCENGDILCMSSMPSFDPNSFSQGIGRVEYAMLREDDRVPLRNKVLKGLYPPGSTVKPMHCMAFLEAGIDPNRTITCGGGVRIGNRFFNCWGNHGQVDMAKGIYQSCDSYFYRMALEVGFDKVADFAKSIGMGKQFDLPVISQFYGTVPSPAWLEEKYDRQWQAYDTANASIGQGYYLANPLQLAVMTARLATGRHLYPRLTRSNKSTGADQIDFPEDHVAYVRQAMSDVVNGPGTAGRGRLPFDDILMAGKTGTAQVVSLSKSDGKSGPWKYRDHGLFVFFAPFDKPKYAGAVVIEHGGGSGSAYPIARDVMTFMFDPQKGMDALRALEEQWGGTAQERLTRKYIAYATAAGEAVPPAPSRDEEIFDLVEAEARVAARQSEAIADTVITPREEANPSSDAPPPDSVVAPETAAAPQAAAPEAPSPAPATAGTPRPQ; encoded by the coding sequence ATGGGCGGGATCGCGACCCTTCTGGCCGCGCGCATGGGCTATATCGCCATCGCGGAGAACGAGCGGTACGAGCTCGAGAGCGAAAGCAACCGCGTCAACCTGTCGCTGATCCCGCCGCGCCGGGGCTGGATCCTCGACCGCAACGGCGCCCCCCTCGCCTCAAACCGCGCGGATTTCCGTGTCGACGTCATTCCTGACCAGCTGGCCGATGTCTCCGGCACGTTGGGCGCGCTGGGCCGAATCCTGCGCCTCGACGAGGCGGCGATGGCGGATGTCACCAAGCGGGTGGAGGAAGCCGCCGGGTTCCAGCCCGTCGAGGTCGCGAGCGGCCTCGATTACGAGGATTTCGCCGCCGTCAGCGTCCGCCTGCCCGATCTTCCCGGCGTCGTCCCTCAGCGCGGCTTTTCGCGCCATTATCCGACCGGGCCTGCGGTGGGCCACCTCATCGGCTATGTCGGGCCCGCCAATGCCGAGGAATATGAGGAAGAGGGCAATCCCCTCCTCATCACCCCTGGCTTCAAGATCGGCAAGGACGCGCTGGAGCGCCAGTTCGAGAAGGATCTGCGCGGCGTTCCCGGCGCTCGCCGGGTCGAAGTGACCGCCTCGGGCCGGATCGTGCAGGAACTCGAAACGCGCGAGGACATTCAGGGCGATCCTGTCCGCCTCACCATCGATGGGCCGTTGCAGGATTATGCCGCGCGCCGGATCGGGCTGGAAAGCGGCTCCTGTGTGGTGATGGATTGCGAGAATGGCGACATCCTGTGCATGTCCTCCATGCCGAGCTTCGATCCCAACAGCTTCTCGCAAGGCATCGGCCGCGTCGAATACGCCATGCTGCGCGAGGACGATCGCGTTCCGTTGCGCAACAAGGTGCTGAAGGGGCTGTATCCTCCCGGCTCGACCGTGAAGCCGATGCACTGCATGGCCTTCCTCGAGGCGGGGATCGATCCCAACCGGACGATCACCTGCGGCGGCGGGGTCAGGATCGGCAACCGCTTCTTCAATTGCTGGGGCAATCACGGCCAGGTCGACATGGCCAAGGGGATCTATCAGTCCTGCGACAGCTATTTCTATCGCATGGCGCTCGAGGTCGGTTTCGACAAGGTGGCCGATTTCGCCAAGTCGATCGGCATGGGCAAGCAGTTCGATCTGCCGGTCATCAGCCAGTTCTACGGCACGGTGCCTTCGCCTGCTTGGCTGGAGGAAAAATACGATCGCCAATGGCAGGCCTACGACACGGCCAATGCCTCGATCGGCCAGGGCTATTACCTCGCGAACCCCTTGCAACTCGCGGTGATGACCGCGCGGCTCGCCACCGGGCGGCACCTCTATCCGCGCCTCACCCGCTCGAACAAGAGCACCGGTGCGGACCAGATCGACTTTCCCGAAGATCACGTCGCCTATGTGCGCCAGGCGATGAGCGACGTCGTCAACGGCCCCGGCACCGCCGGACGCGGACGGCTGCCGTTCGACGATATCCTGATGGCGGGCAAGACCGGCACGGCGCAGGTCGTCTCGCTCAGCAAGTCCGACGGTAAATCCGGCCCATGGAAATATCGCGACCACGGCCTGTTCGTGTTCTTCGCTCCCTTCGACAAACCGAAATATGCGGGCGCCGTGGTGATCGAGCATGGTGGCGGGTCCGGCTCGGCCTACCCCATCGCGCGCGATGTGATGACCTTCATGTTCGATCCCCAGAAGGGAATGGACGCTCTGCGCGCTCTCGAAGAACAATGGGGCGGCACGGCGCAGGAACGGCTGACGCGCAAATATATCGCCTACGCCACGGCGGCGGGCGAAGCCGTTCCGCCCGCCCCGAGCCGGGACGAGGAAATCTTCGACCTCGTCGAAGCCGAAGCCCGCGTGGCCGCGCGCCAGAGCGAAGCGATCGCCGACACCGTCATCACGCCGCGTGAAGAGGCCAATCCCAGCAGCGACGCGCCTCCGCCCGATTCCGTGGTCGCGCCGGAGACGGCTGCGGCTCCGCAGGCGGCAGCGCCCGAGGCGCCCTCACCCGCGCCCGCTACTGCCGGAACGCCCCGCCCGCAATGA
- the chrA gene encoding chromate efflux transporter has protein sequence MSRPQPSPSFLQLARAFWRIGLLSFGGPAGQIALMHRELVEDRGWVSEDDYLHALNFCHFLPGPEAQQLATWIGWRLHGWRGGLAAGLLFVIPGAVIILALSMLYAVAANLDWFEALFLGVKAAVLAIVLQALVRIAGRALNTRFKQVLAIAAFAALFLFDLPFPVVILGAGILGLAIARVRPHWLAVSATPSRIATGPRPWRATLQSIVIWALIWAAPMGLVLATLGPEHVLWDIGTFFSQLAVVTFGGAYAVLAYMAQEAVQGFGWLKPGEMADGLGLAETTPGPLIMVTQFVGYLAAYRAPEPFTPLVAGLLGAGLTTWVTFAPCFLWIFAFAPWIDRLGNAVRIKGGLAVITAAVVGVIANLAVWFAIHVIFAAVGEARFGPVRLYVPDWATLDWRAALLTALACALVFVAKWSVVRVLAINAVGGLILSAL, from the coding sequence ATGTCGCGACCACAGCCGTCTCCTTCCTTCTTGCAGCTGGCACGCGCGTTCTGGCGTATCGGATTGCTCAGCTTCGGCGGACCAGCCGGGCAGATCGCACTGATGCACCGCGAACTGGTCGAGGATCGTGGTTGGGTCAGCGAGGATGATTACCTGCACGCCCTAAATTTCTGCCACTTCCTTCCGGGGCCGGAGGCGCAGCAACTCGCCACGTGGATAGGCTGGCGCCTCCACGGATGGCGGGGCGGCCTCGCGGCGGGGCTGCTGTTTGTCATACCCGGTGCCGTCATCATCCTTGCCCTCAGCATGCTTTATGCGGTCGCTGCCAACCTCGACTGGTTCGAGGCGCTTTTCCTCGGCGTAAAGGCCGCGGTGCTGGCAATCGTGCTGCAAGCCCTGGTCCGGATTGCGGGTCGCGCGCTGAACACGCGGTTCAAGCAGGTGTTGGCAATAGCAGCCTTCGCCGCGTTGTTTCTGTTCGACCTGCCGTTTCCCGTTGTCATACTGGGTGCAGGAATCCTTGGCTTGGCGATCGCCCGGGTCAGGCCGCACTGGCTGGCGGTATCAGCCACGCCTTCCAGGATTGCTACCGGACCGCGCCCGTGGCGGGCAACGCTGCAATCCATCGTCATCTGGGCACTCATCTGGGCAGCGCCGATGGGCCTTGTGCTCGCTACCTTGGGCCCGGAGCACGTATTGTGGGACATCGGGACCTTCTTCTCGCAGCTGGCCGTTGTGACCTTCGGCGGCGCCTATGCGGTTCTGGCCTATATGGCGCAGGAGGCTGTGCAGGGATTCGGTTGGCTAAAACCGGGCGAGATGGCGGATGGACTGGGCCTTGCCGAGACGACGCCGGGGCCGCTGATCATGGTGACGCAGTTCGTCGGCTATCTCGCCGCCTATCGAGCGCCGGAGCCGTTCACGCCTCTTGTCGCTGGACTGTTGGGAGCGGGACTCACGACCTGGGTAACTTTTGCACCGTGCTTCCTGTGGATCTTCGCCTTCGCTCCGTGGATCGACCGGCTGGGTAACGCCGTGCGTATCAAGGGCGGCCTGGCGGTTATTACCGCGGCGGTCGTGGGCGTTATCGCAAACCTTGCTGTCTGGTTCGCCATCCACGTGATATTTGCCGCGGTGGGAGAAGCGAGGTTTGGACCCGTGCGGCTCTACGTGCCGGATTGGGCAACGCTAGACTGGCGGGCAGCGCTGCTGACCGCGCTTGCCTGCGCTCTGGTCTTTGTCGCGAAGTGGTCGGTCGTGCGCGTGCTGGCGATCAACGCGGTGGGCGGATTGATCCTGTCCGCCTTATGA
- the mreC gene encoding rod shape-determining protein MreC, giving the protein MAPTGQRRSSYSRRAQYSLFTGYIAAGAGALVGAILLGLSLWQPQFLSGLRGEANDAVAPATRTVATGRTESKSLYESVRGYLRAGSQNAALKREMEIARIRLKEAAAVEQENRRLKSLLSLEDTDTAPVATARLIGATSASTRRFAYLGAGAADGVRVGMPVRSPRGVVGRILEVGDRSSRVLLLTDSESVLPVRRAQDEVVAFAEGRGDGLIRIRLINLGINPIKKGDLFVTSGAGGYYQPGIAVAIATEITDDGALARIVTDPAAADFVSVLPIFEPAALRGSRTPIERELGE; this is encoded by the coding sequence ATGGCGCCGACCGGGCAACGGCGTTCGAGCTATTCGCGAAGGGCGCAATACAGCCTCTTTACGGGCTATATCGCCGCGGGCGCGGGTGCGCTGGTCGGCGCCATACTGCTCGGCCTGTCGCTGTGGCAGCCGCAATTCCTGTCGGGCTTGCGCGGGGAGGCGAACGACGCCGTCGCGCCCGCCACCCGCACGGTCGCCACCGGGCGGACCGAGAGCAAGAGCCTCTACGAAAGCGTGCGCGGCTATCTGCGCGCCGGATCGCAGAACGCGGCCCTGAAGCGCGAGATGGAGATCGCGCGCATTCGCCTGAAGGAAGCTGCCGCGGTCGAGCAGGAGAATCGGCGGCTGAAGTCGCTCCTGTCGCTGGAGGATACCGATACCGCCCCGGTCGCGACGGCACGGCTGATCGGTGCCACCTCGGCGAGCACGCGGCGCTTCGCCTATCTGGGCGCTGGCGCGGCGGATGGAGTCAGGGTCGGAATGCCGGTGCGCTCGCCCCGCGGCGTGGTCGGGCGCATCCTCGAAGTCGGCGACCGGAGCTCGCGTGTCCTCCTCTTGACCGACAGCGAAAGCGTGCTCCCCGTGCGGCGCGCTCAGGACGAGGTCGTCGCCTTCGCGGAAGGGCGCGGCGACGGCCTGATCCGCATCCGCCTGATCAATCTTGGCATCAATCCGATCAAGAAGGGCGACCTGTTCGTCACGAGCGGCGCGGGCGGTTATTACCAACCCGGCATCGCGGTCGCCATCGCCACCGAAATCACCGATGATGGGGCCCTCGCCCGGATCGTGACCGATCCCGCCGCCGCCGATTTCGTCTCGGTGCTGCCGATATTCGAACCCGCCGCCCTGCGCGGATCGAGAACGCCGATCGAACGCGAACTGGGCGAATAA
- a CDS encoding tyrosine-type recombinase/integrase: MRVRLKGINRVKKRLADGSQVVYYYAWKGGPRLKGNPGSPEFIDSYNSALENRRVKPDGLLQSVLRKYLASPDFLGLADKTRRDYSRHIRAIEDDFGDFPLVALSDKKARGEFLEWRDKIGLTNPRQADYRFSVLARVLSWAVDRGDAPANPCKNPGRLYHSERVDSVWTPHDETAFYERAPEHLHLALMLALWTGQRQGDLLALTWAGYDGRRIRLKQKKTNRRIVIPVGTPLRRALDALKSKVSSHSDALDLSSSTILTTQKGKAWTEDGFRTSWSKACAKAGVADVTFHDLRGTAVTRLALAGCTSPEIATVTGHSLKDVNAILDAHYLSRDSQLAESAIRKLEKRVESPN, from the coding sequence ATGCGCGTCCGTCTTAAAGGGATAAACCGCGTCAAAAAGCGATTAGCCGATGGATCGCAGGTCGTATACTACTACGCATGGAAGGGGGGTCCTAGACTAAAAGGGAATCCGGGATCGCCCGAATTCATCGACAGTTATAATTCGGCTTTGGAAAATCGCCGCGTCAAACCGGATGGACTGCTTCAGAGCGTATTAAGAAAATATCTCGCGTCTCCGGATTTTCTCGGACTAGCTGATAAAACACGGAGGGATTATAGTCGTCACATACGCGCCATTGAAGATGATTTTGGTGACTTTCCGCTTGTTGCGCTGAGCGATAAAAAGGCCCGAGGCGAGTTTCTTGAGTGGCGCGACAAGATCGGTCTAACAAATCCTCGTCAGGCAGACTATCGTTTCAGCGTCCTGGCGCGTGTTCTCTCTTGGGCCGTCGATCGCGGGGATGCCCCGGCAAACCCATGCAAGAATCCGGGCCGTTTATATCACTCAGAGCGCGTGGATAGCGTCTGGACACCCCATGACGAAACCGCTTTTTACGAGCGAGCTCCTGAGCACCTTCATCTGGCCCTTATGCTGGCTCTTTGGACCGGGCAGCGCCAAGGGGATTTACTCGCCCTCACATGGGCAGGTTATGACGGAAGGCGCATTCGCCTCAAGCAGAAGAAAACAAACAGGCGCATAGTCATCCCGGTGGGCACCCCACTTCGACGTGCACTGGATGCTCTCAAATCGAAGGTAAGCAGCCACAGTGACGCTTTGGATTTGAGCTCGTCGACAATTCTAACAACGCAAAAGGGGAAGGCTTGGACTGAGGACGGTTTCAGAACGTCGTGGAGCAAAGCATGCGCTAAAGCTGGCGTCGCTGATGTAACCTTCCATGACCTTAGAGGCACTGCGGTCACCAGGCTCGCATTGGCAGGATGCACGTCTCCAGAGATCGCCACAGTCACTGGCCATTCGCTCAAGGACGTGAACGCCATCTTGGATGCACACTATCTGAGCCGCGATTCGCAGCTCGCTGAAAGTGCCATCAGGAAGCTGGAGAAGAGGGTGGAATCTCCCAACTGA
- a CDS encoding DUF3147 family protein, which translates to MGYFLLKAALSGIIIAIVSEVARRAPGLGALIASLPLISVLGMIWLWRDTEDTARMAEHAYATFWFVLPSLPMFLAIPVMLNRGVAFWPALAIGCTMTVLLYLAMVWALGHFGVRL; encoded by the coding sequence ATGGGATACTTCCTGCTCAAGGCTGCCCTGTCGGGCATTATCATCGCGATCGTCAGCGAGGTCGCCCGCCGTGCTCCGGGCCTGGGAGCCCTGATCGCTTCGCTGCCGCTGATCTCCGTGCTGGGAATGATATGGTTGTGGCGCGATACCGAAGATACCGCGCGCATGGCCGAGCACGCCTACGCCACCTTCTGGTTCGTCCTGCCCAGCTTGCCGATGTTCCTCGCCATTCCGGTCATGCTGAACCGCGGCGTCGCTTTCTGGCCCGCTCTCGCCATCGGATGCACCATGACGGTGCTGCTCTACCTCGCAATGGTCTGGGCACTCGGACATTTCGGCGTGCGGCTCTGA
- the rodA gene encoding rod shape-determining protein RodA produces the protein MSVIPAPVARQPWAMLFPLFILIGFGGLVLYSAAGGSLEPYAGSHLIRFGVFLVMAIILALFPPDLAKLAAYPIYIVLLILLVIVEAIGFVGGGSQRWLNLGFMQLQPSELMKPALVLVLARFYSDLPVGMIGSWRALVPAGILIGLPIMLVLAQPDLGTSLAIAFGGGVVMFLAGLPMRWFLMGGAAAAVIAPLAFFFGLQPYQQRRVFTFLDPENDPLGDGYHITQSKIAIGSGGFSGKGFNEGTQSHLHYLPEPHTDFIFATMAEEWGFVGGVVVIGCFALILYWALSVARNSNDRFGKLLAAGMAATIFFYVAINLMMVMGLAPVVGIPLPFMSHGGSSMMTNMICIGTLMMVYRWNRLQGRKGTLG, from the coding sequence ATGAGCGTCATTCCCGCACCCGTCGCACGCCAGCCCTGGGCGATGCTGTTCCCGCTGTTCATCCTGATCGGGTTTGGCGGACTGGTGCTCTATTCCGCCGCCGGAGGGTCGCTCGAACCCTATGCCGGATCGCATCTGATCCGGTTCGGCGTATTCCTCGTGATGGCGATCATCCTCGCGCTGTTTCCACCCGATCTGGCGAAGCTTGCGGCCTACCCCATCTATATCGTGCTTCTGATCCTCCTCGTGATCGTCGAGGCGATCGGCTTCGTCGGCGGAGGGAGCCAGCGCTGGCTCAATCTCGGCTTCATGCAATTGCAGCCGTCTGAGCTGATGAAACCCGCGCTCGTGCTGGTTCTGGCGCGGTTCTACAGCGATCTGCCGGTGGGGATGATCGGAAGCTGGCGCGCGCTCGTTCCGGCGGGCATTCTGATCGGCCTGCCCATCATGCTGGTGCTTGCGCAGCCCGATCTGGGGACCTCGCTCGCCATAGCTTTCGGCGGCGGCGTGGTGATGTTCCTCGCCGGACTGCCGATGCGCTGGTTCCTGATGGGCGGCGCGGCGGCAGCGGTGATCGCGCCCCTCGCCTTCTTCTTCGGGCTCCAGCCCTATCAGCAGCGGCGGGTCTTCACCTTTCTCGACCCCGAAAACGATCCGCTGGGCGATGGCTATCACATCACCCAGTCCAAGATCGCCATCGGATCGGGCGGCTTCAGCGGCAAGGGCTTCAACGAAGGCACGCAGAGCCATCTCCATTATTTGCCCGAACCGCACACCGATTTCATCTTCGCCACTATGGCGGAAGAATGGGGTTTCGTCGGCGGCGTCGTGGTGATCGGCTGCTTTGCGCTGATCCTCTATTGGGCCCTGTCCGTGGCACGCAATTCGAACGACCGGTTCGGCAAGCTGCTGGCGGCGGGCATGGCGGCGACGATCTTCTTCTACGTCGCGATCAATCTGATGATGGTCATGGGCCTGGCACCAGTGGTCGGCATCCCCCTGCCCTTCATGAGCCATGGGGGCTCCTCGATGATGACCAACATGATCTGCATCGGCACTTTGATGATGGTTTATCGCTGGAACCGCCTGCAGGGCCGCAAGGGAACGCTTGGCTGA
- a CDS encoding efflux RND transporter permease subunit, translating into MLERLVRWSLENRVAVYAIALLLTAFGAWTAMRTPVDVLPDLTAPTVTVVVDAGGYTPTEVEQRITIPLETALNGAPGLRRIRSNSATGLAVVTMEYDWSTEPEQARRVTAERLQTATDELPDDVPPPHMTPASSVMGEIMFVAMRSDTASPMELKSTADWIVRRRVMSVPGIAEVMTIGGDERQVQLLVDPARLSARGIGLNQVVEAMSSASANQSAGVVVENGQELLIEGVGRAATAEEFGNVVVGETGGLPVLAREVGEIRIGEGLKRGTGAFNGEPAVILAIQKQPGANTLELTDRLDTVFAEIQRTLPEGMVLETQVFRQSDFIQRSVDNVTTALIEGLVLVAIIVFIFLVSWRATAVALAAIPVSVVSAIIVINSGGGTINTMTLGGLAIALGMLVDDAIIVVENVVRRLRLEREKPEGERESDIKVVAAATSEVQGAIIFATLIILLVFLPIFGLTGIEGRLLQPLALAYGVSLLASLAVALTLTPALSYDLLSRKPEDIGNEPKWVIRMKSWYDGVLSRWLDRWKVLAIASLVMVGAAGIGIALAGRSFLPEFNEGSLTVNVTTLPGTSLEDSDRAASEVEAALLSQPEVLTTARRTGRAPGDPHAQEVFASEIEATLAEDGRDREELVSALRGAVGAVPGVQAIFGQPIGHRIDHILSGARANIAIKVFAPDTDTLQTITTQVESAVSSIPGAVDVQKDTQSRVPYLRVRLRRADLANYGLAVEDVTGAIQAAIAGAEVGQLVERPVITDVVVRYDPAQYNDAGQMENMLLAAPDGQLLPLAAVADVVRDQGPNAITRESVERMQLVMANVSGRDLGAVVEDVESALEGIDLPQGSHIELGGQFESAASATRTLLALGLIVLVGMFLLLRQAFRSSNDAALVMINLPLALVGGVVGLWLTGGVLSVATIVGFITLFGIATRNGVMMVTHIKHLQEVEGVSDLAEAVRRGAEERLVPILMTAISAGLALVPLAIAMGEPGSEIQAPMAIVILCGLTSSTVLNMLVLPAIYLKVTRDGWGVGRLRDRIQRGDDSTVTKPEPAS; encoded by the coding sequence ATGCTTGAACGTCTCGTCCGCTGGAGCCTCGAAAACCGCGTCGCGGTCTACGCCATCGCGCTGCTATTGACGGCGTTCGGCGCGTGGACCGCCATGCGCACGCCGGTCGACGTGCTGCCCGACCTTACCGCGCCGACCGTCACCGTGGTGGTCGATGCGGGCGGCTATACGCCGACCGAGGTCGAGCAGCGCATCACCATCCCTCTGGAAACCGCGCTTAACGGCGCACCCGGCTTGCGGCGTATCCGTTCAAACAGCGCGACCGGCCTTGCGGTCGTGACGATGGAATACGACTGGTCCACCGAGCCGGAGCAGGCGCGCCGTGTGACCGCCGAACGGCTCCAGACTGCGACCGATGAACTGCCCGACGATGTTCCGCCGCCGCACATGACCCCGGCGAGTTCCGTGATGGGCGAGATCATGTTCGTGGCCATGCGGTCCGACACGGCAAGCCCGATGGAACTCAAATCCACCGCCGACTGGATCGTGCGCCGCCGCGTGATGTCGGTTCCCGGCATTGCCGAGGTGATGACCATCGGCGGAGACGAGCGGCAGGTGCAGTTGCTGGTCGATCCGGCGCGGCTGTCGGCGCGGGGCATCGGCCTCAATCAGGTGGTGGAGGCGATGAGCAGTGCCAGCGCCAACCAGAGCGCGGGCGTCGTCGTCGAGAACGGCCAGGAATTGCTGATCGAAGGCGTAGGTCGTGCTGCCACCGCGGAAGAATTCGGCAATGTCGTGGTCGGTGAGACAGGTGGCCTTCCCGTGCTGGCGCGCGAAGTGGGCGAAATCCGCATCGGCGAAGGGCTAAAGCGCGGCACCGGGGCATTCAACGGCGAACCTGCCGTGATCCTTGCCATCCAGAAGCAGCCCGGTGCCAATACGCTCGAGCTGACCGACCGGCTCGATACCGTATTTGCCGAGATCCAGCGCACCCTTCCTGAAGGCATGGTGCTGGAGACGCAGGTCTTCCGCCAGTCGGACTTCATCCAGCGCTCGGTAGACAACGTGACGACCGCGCTGATCGAGGGACTGGTCCTCGTGGCGATCATCGTCTTCATCTTCCTTGTCAGCTGGCGCGCGACTGCGGTGGCGCTCGCGGCGATCCCGGTTTCGGTGGTGAGCGCGATCATCGTCATCAATTCAGGCGGCGGCACGATCAACACGATGACGCTGGGCGGGCTTGCCATTGCGCTCGGCATGCTGGTCGACGATGCCATCATCGTGGTCGAGAACGTGGTCCGGCGATTGCGACTGGAGCGCGAGAAGCCGGAGGGAGAGCGGGAGAGCGACATTAAGGTAGTCGCTGCCGCCACCAGCGAGGTGCAGGGCGCGATCATCTTCGCGACGCTGATCATTCTTCTCGTCTTCCTGCCGATCTTCGGCCTGACGGGCATCGAAGGCAGGCTGCTGCAACCTCTTGCGCTGGCCTATGGCGTATCGCTGCTGGCCAGTCTCGCCGTGGCGCTCACGCTGACCCCGGCGCTCAGCTACGACCTGCTCAGCCGCAAGCCGGAAGATATCGGCAACGAGCCGAAATGGGTCATCCGCATGAAGAGCTGGTATGATGGCGTGCTGTCGCGCTGGCTGGACCGCTGGAAAGTGCTTGCCATCGCCTCGCTGGTGATGGTCGGTGCCGCCGGAATCGGCATCGCTTTGGCGGGCCGGTCCTTCCTGCCCGAGTTCAACGAGGGCTCACTGACGGTCAACGTCACCACGCTGCCCGGCACCAGTCTGGAAGACAGCGACCGGGCTGCAAGTGAGGTCGAGGCTGCGCTGTTGTCGCAGCCCGAAGTGCTGACCACGGCGCGCCGGACCGGCCGAGCGCCGGGCGATCCGCACGCGCAGGAAGTCTTCGCGTCTGAGATCGAGGCGACGCTTGCCGAGGACGGCCGCGATCGCGAAGAGCTTGTTTCCGCCCTACGGGGGGCCGTGGGTGCGGTGCCCGGTGTTCAGGCGATATTCGGCCAGCCCATCGGTCACCGGATCGATCACATCCTCTCCGGCGCGCGTGCCAACATCGCGATCAAGGTCTTCGCGCCCGATACCGACACGCTGCAGACGATCACGACGCAGGTGGAAAGCGCAGTTTCCTCCATTCCCGGCGCCGTCGACGTGCAGAAGGACACCCAAAGCCGCGTGCCTTACCTCCGCGTGCGCCTGCGTCGCGCTGATCTGGCCAATTACGGGCTTGCCGTGGAAGACGTGACGGGCGCGATACAGGCCGCCATTGCCGGGGCCGAAGTCGGCCAGCTTGTCGAGCGCCCGGTCATCACCGATGTCGTGGTGCGCTACGATCCGGCGCAATACAACGATGCCGGACAGATGGAGAACATGCTGCTCGCCGCGCCCGACGGACAATTGCTGCCACTTGCCGCGGTGGCAGATGTCGTGCGCGATCAGGGGCCCAACGCCATCACGCGCGAGAGCGTCGAGCGGATGCAGCTGGTGATGGCCAACGTCTCCGGCCGCGATCTGGGAGCCGTGGTCGAAGACGTTGAAAGCGCGCTCGAAGGTATCGATCTCCCGCAAGGTTCGCACATCGAACTCGGTGGGCAGTTCGAGAGCGCTGCGAGTGCCACGCGAACATTGCTGGCGCTTGGCCTGATCGTGCTCGTCGGCATGTTCCTGCTGCTGCGCCAGGCGTTCCGATCCTCCAACGATGCGGCGCTGGTGATGATCAACCTCCCCTTAGCGCTGGTAGGCGGCGTTGTCGGATTGTGGCTGACCGGCGGGGTTCTGTCCGTGGCGACAATCGTCGGCTTCATCACGCTGTTCGGTATCGCCACGCGCAATGGCGTGATGATGGTGACGCATATCAAGCACCTTCAGGAGGTCGAAGGCGTCAGCGATCTGGCGGAGGCCGTTCGGCGGGGCGCGGAGGAAAGGCTCGTGCCGATACTGATGACGGCTATCTCCGCCGGGCTGGCGCTCGTCCCGCTTGCCATCGCCATGGGCGAACCGGGGAGCGAGATTCAGGCGCCTATGGCCATCGTGATCCTGTGCGGCCTGACGAGTTCGACTGTCCTCAACATGCTGGTGCTTCCCGCCATCTACCTCAAGGTGACGCGGGATGGATGGGGTGTAGGCCGATTGCGCGACAGGATACAGCGTGGCGATGATAGCACCGTTACCAAGCCAGAACCGGCCAGCTGA